From Scomber japonicus isolate fScoJap1 chromosome 22, fScoJap1.pri, whole genome shotgun sequence, one genomic window encodes:
- the LOC128383615 gene encoding low affinity immunoglobulin gamma Fc region receptor II-b-like, whose product MEVTAFRIRLLISVLILLVAHVEEIDPQPSVADVRIVPSRLQLFVYESVSFTCEGSAGSAGWKVMNNKGVIKTNPNPNVTCNNCIDVAIESDSGEYWCEGEKGQRSNAVNITVTAGLVVLESPVLPVMKGEAVTLHCRIKKTSFNITADFYKDGIFIKTESTVYMTIQSVSKSNEGLYKCIISGAGESPESRLAVKDQLEIPKDQEDSVNQSKDPLVQPADKTESQKEMEFPHFYFILMWSFMALILTLQLLVIGLLYQKKQLVLLEAQMSDPHKDLYSVVNKKHEKERHCRCC is encoded by the exons atggaggttacCGCTTTCCGCATCAGACTGT TGATCAGTGTGTTGATTCTGCTGGTTGCACATGTTGAGGAAATTGATCCTCAGCCGTCTG TTGCAGATGTTCGTATTGTTCCGTCCAGACTGCAGCTCTTTGTATATGAATCTGTTTCATTTACCTGTGAGGGGTCTGCTGGCTCAGCTGGATGGAAAGTGATGAACAACAAGGGAGTCATTAAAACAAATCCAAATCCTAATGTAACCTGCAATAACTGTATTGATGTTGCCATTGAATCAGACAGTGGAGAGTACTGGTGTGAAGGTGAAAAAGGACAAAGAAGCAATGCTGTCAACATAACTGTCACTG CTGGTTTAGTGGTCCTGGAGAGTCCTGTCCTTCCTGTGATGAAGGGAGAAGCTGTGACTCTGCACTGTAGAATTAAGAAAACCTCCTTCAACATCACAGCTGATTTCTATAAAGATGGCATCTTCATCAAGACTGAGTCCACAGTCTACATGACCATCCAAAGTGTCTCCAAGTCCAACGAAGGTCTCTACAAGTGCATCATCTCTGGAGCTGGAGAATCACCAGAGAGCCGGTTGGCTGTGAAAGATCAAT TGGAGATCCCAAAGGACCAGGAGGACTCAGTGAACCAAAGTAAGGATCCATTGGTACAACCTGCAGACAAAACAG AATCTCAGAAAGAGATGGAATTTCCCCACTTTTACTTCATCCTGATGTGGTCTTTTATGGCCCTGATACTGACGCTACAGCTGCTGGTGATAGGACTGCTTTACCAGAAGAAACAGCTAG tcttacTTGAGGCCCAGATGAGTGATCCACACAAGGACCTTTATTCTGTcgtcaacaaaaaacatgaaaaagaaag ACACTGCAGATGCTGCTGA
- the LOC128383614 gene encoding clumping factor A-like gives MVGDDVTLPCHLRPPTDVFNEMLEWSRLDLNPRFVHMRRSGEDNLQDQNPSYMGRTSVSIEGLNKGDVSLNLSKVKLSDKGTYRCFIPRLSEQSDVQLVVETVKSPDAFSTVSSDVTVKIPPGQTKEHQDGGETVESRDKNSNSESDDSEQKPLIEKDTNTEKLKAEEETKEALDLKIPPEPLSEKSQLTHEEQLMTENKTDSVLVQIEGGVAEKEGQQDKNKDNNNDDTNRQPAIVGQTDQLPVAQTFVVKKEKDKKTKSGNTRNGEAKNYLDKEDKKKKTQPRNIDTDGTGLTQGLNGGQEAQQAAGETKDNLDQTVKTEGSEILSTETQEHQEDEDTVQSGDKSNSTSDDSEQVTPTATDTNTEALDEAKCSIKEERQNDKTKEKNTEGQNTEGQNTTHIPGDTKSQPVTDGQTDQLPATQTSMKDEDKDTVKSGDKSNSTSDDSEQVTPTATDTNTEALDEAKCSTKEERQDDKNKDKNTEGQNTTHIQGDKKSQPVTDGQTDQLPATQTSMKDEDKETESGHTGAEDQIAGETEDNPKLTGSEGSNVSHPAYEGQQENNGHKNKNEHNLDKEDEKQKTQPKSNDTKGQGLNVKQEAEQAAEEKKEHLDQTGKSEEKGSQQTDKEKTNVCEGQGGENVIPKNEKENLQSPNDRQTNQLSVTNNSTEVNSPIPEGTQQDVAKTEYQLSTEETRTQNDADTSQGENVTSN, from the exons ATGGTTGGGGATGATGTCACTCTGCCATGCCACCTGAGACCTCCCACAGATGTCTTCAACGAGATGCTCGAGTGGTCGAGACTTGACCTGAACCCAAGATTTGTCCATATGCGGCGGTCAGGAGAGGACAACCTCCAGGATCAAAACCCATCATACATGGGAAGAACATCAGTGTCCATCGAAGGTCTAAACAAAGGAGATGTCTCACTGAATCTCTCCAAAGTGAAACTTTCTGATAAAGGAACATACAGATGCTTTATTCCACGGTTGAGTGAACAATCTGATGTTCAACTAGTTGTGG AGACAGTCAAAAGTCCTGATGCCTTCTCTACTGTCAGCAGTGACGTGACTGTGAAAATTCCTCCAGGTC AGACCAAGGAGCACCAAGATGGCGGGGAAACAGTGGAATCTAGAGACAAGAATAGCAACTCTGAAAGTGATGATTCAGAACAAAAGCCTCTGATAGAAAAagatacaaacacagagaaactcaaagcagaagaagaaacaaaggagGCCCTGGATCTGAAGATCCCTCCTGAACCCTTAAGTGAAAAATCACAACTTACACATGAAGAGCAGCtcatgacagaaaataaaactgacaGTGTCCTGGTCCAGATAGAAGGGGGGGtagcagagaaggaaggacaacaagATAAGAATAAGGACAACAACAATGATGACACAAACCGTCAGCCTGCAATCGTTGGACAAACAGATCAGCTCCCAGTAGCACAGACTTTTGTGgtcaagaaagagaaagacaagaaaacaaaatctGGAAATACTAGAAACGGAGAAGCAAAGAATTATCTTGACaaggaagataaaaaaaagaaaacacaacctAGAAATATTGACACAGACGGCACAGGGTTGACACAGGGTTTGAATGGAGGACAAGAAGCTCAGCAGGCAGCAGGAGAGACAAAAGACAATTTAGATCAGACAGTGAAAACTGAAGGAAGTGAGATTTTATCCACAGAGACCCAGGAGCACCAAGAAGACGAGGATACAGTGCAATCTGGAGACAAGAGCAACTCTACAAGTGATGATTCAGAACAAGTGACTCCGACAGCGACAGATACAAATACGGAGGCCCTGGATGAGGCTAAATGTTCaataaaggaggaaagacaaaaTGATAAGACTAAGGAGAAGAACACTGAAGGTCAGAACACTGAAGGTCAGAACACAACACATATACCAGGTGACACAAAGTCTCAGCCTGTAACCGATGGGCAAACAGATCAGCTCCCTGCTACACAGACTTCCATGAAAGATGAAGACAAGGATACAGTGAAATCTGGAGACAAGAGCAACTCTACAAGTGATGATTCAGAACAAGTGACTCCGACAGCGACAGATACAAATACGGAGGCCCTGGATGAGGCTAAATGTTCAACAAAGGAGGAAAGACAAGATGATAAGAATAAGGACAAGAACACTGAAGGTCAGAACACAACACATATACAAGGTGACAAAAAGTCTCAGCCTGTAACCGATGGGCAAACAGATCAGCTCCCTGCTACACAGACTTCCATGAAAGATGAAGACAAGGAAACAGAATCTGGACATACTGGAGCAGAAGATCAGATAGCAGGAGAGACAGAAGACAATCCAAAGTTGACAGGGAGTGAAGGAAGTAATGTCTCACATCCAGCATATGAAGGACAACAAGAGAATAATgggcataaaaataaaaatgagcatAATCTTGATAAGgaagatgaaaaacagaaaacacaacctAAAAGTAATGACACAAAAGGTCAAGGTctaaatgtaaaacaagaagCTGAGCAGGcagcagaagagaaaaaagaacatttggaTCAGACAGGGAAGAGTGAAGAAAAAGGTTCACAACAAACTGATAAAGAGAAGACGAATGTGTGTGAAGGACAGGGGGGGGAGAATGTAATACctaaaaatgagaaagaaaatctCCAGTCTCCAAATGATAGACAAACAAATCAGCTTTCAGTTACCAACAACAGCACAGAGGTGAACAGTCCAATTCCAGAAGGAACACAACAAGATGTGGCCAAGACCGAATATCAGCTGTCCACGGAGGAAACAAGAACACAAAATGATGCAGATACAAGTCAGGGAGAGAATGTGACCTCAAATTAA
- the LOC128383616 gene encoding butyrophilin-like protein 2: MVHFNFQTSRMFHGQPLKARFSAFMVLLLLVRCPEGLSRVITPSHPIVASPGGDIILPCHLVPAADAVSMTVEWTRPDLEPRFVHLWRSGQELLSDQNVAFKGRTFLFIDKLKQGDLSLKLSEVKFSDEGTYRCFMPMLNTDSTVQLVVRSVPSPVIAEINLQSSRVMLQCESKDWYQEPEVFWLDSEGNLLSAEPTQTVRGPDGLYTVSSRVIVEKRRSNNFTCRVQNNINQTRETHIDISDDCLVIVSSFAARVIIVSAACFICTLTFLFVFRKLHQTAR; the protein is encoded by the exons atGGTTCACTTCAACTTTCAGACCTCCAGGATGTTTCATGGACAGCCTCTTAAAGCCCGATTCAGTGCCTTCATGGTCCTGCTTCTCCTTGTGCGCTGTCCTGAAG GTCTGTCTCGGGTGATAACTCCATCTCACCCTATAGTGGCCTCACCTGGCGGTGACATCATTTTGCCATGTCATCTGGTACCTGCTGCGGATGCTGTTTCCATGACAGTGGAGTGGACGAGACCTGACCTGGAGCCCAGATTTGTCCATTTGTGGCGTTCTGGCCAAGAACTTTTGAGCGATCAAAATGTGGCCTTTAAGGGAAGGACGTTTCTATTCATCGATAAACTAAAGCAAGGAGACCTTTCACTGAAACTCTCTGAAGTAAAATTCTCTGATGAGGGAACATACAGATGCTTCATGCCCATGTTGAACACAGACTCTACTGTTCAGCTTGTTGTTC GTtctgtcccctcacctgtcATAGCAGAAATAAACTTACAAAGCAGCAGAGTGATGTTACAGTGTGAGTCTAAAGACTGGTATCAAGAGCCTGAGGTGTTTTGGCTGGACAGTGAGGGAAACCTTCTCTCTGCTGAACCTACACAGACAGTCAGAGGTCCTGATGGCCTCTATactgtcagcagcagagtgatTGTGGAGAAGAGACGCAGCAAtaacttcacctgtagagtccagaacaacatcaaccagacCAGGGAAACACACATTGACATTTCAg ATGACTGCTTGGTGATAGTGTCAAGTTTTGCTGCTCGTGTCATCATTGTCTCTGCTGCTTGCTTCATCTGTACTctgacatttctgtttgtttttcggAAACTGCATCAAACAG CTCGTTAG